A section of the Constrictibacter sp. MBR-5 genome encodes:
- a CDS encoding UdgX family uracil-DNA binding protein (This protein belongs to the uracil DNA glycosylase superfamily, members of which act in excision repair of DNA. However, it belongs more specifically to UdgX branch, whose founding member was found to bind uracil in DNA (where it does not belong), without cleaving it, appears to promote DNA repair by a pathway involving RecA, rather than base excision.): MAESAADFIPENPTMPRLRKAAAGCRGCDLYERGTQTVFGEGAGGALLMLVGEQPGDQEDLQGRPFVGPAGKLLDRALADAGIDRSGTYVTNAVKHFKWVPRGKRRIHSKPSSYEIRACAPWLGAEIAAVSPTLVVCLGATAAQALLGTGFRVTKSRGQVLKAEGGYPVLATLHPSAILRGPSDARERAYGDLVADLRHARETAEAGGVGEAARRGPAGAAG, translated from the coding sequence AGGCGGCGGCGGGCTGCAGGGGCTGCGATCTCTACGAGCGCGGCACGCAGACGGTCTTCGGCGAAGGCGCCGGCGGCGCGCTTCTGATGCTCGTGGGCGAGCAGCCTGGCGACCAGGAGGACCTCCAGGGGCGGCCCTTCGTCGGCCCCGCGGGAAAGCTGCTCGACCGGGCCCTCGCCGATGCCGGCATCGACCGGTCGGGAACCTACGTCACCAATGCGGTGAAGCACTTCAAATGGGTGCCGCGCGGCAAGCGGCGCATACACAGCAAGCCGTCGTCCTACGAAATCCGGGCCTGCGCGCCGTGGCTTGGGGCGGAGATCGCGGCGGTCTCGCCGACGCTGGTGGTCTGCCTCGGTGCGACGGCGGCCCAGGCCTTGCTGGGCACGGGTTTCCGCGTCACGAAGAGCCGGGGGCAGGTCCTGAAGGCGGAGGGCGGCTACCCCGTCCTCGCCACGCTCCACCCCTCCGCCATCCTGCGCGGCCCGTCCGACGCCCGCGAGCGCGCCTATGGCGACCTCGTCGCGGACCTCCGCCATGCACGGGAAACGGCGGAAGCGGGTGGCGTGGGCGAGGCGGCGCGTCGCGGACCGGCGGGTGCCGCCGGTTGA
- a CDS encoding MmcB family DNA repair protein, which yields MLDGSTAPERTLQVTRGTGRLLRAMGYGVVQEFSLRTGRRVDLFALASDGTMIAVEVKTSIVDFRGDGKWPEYLEWCDAFYFAVPADFPQELVPDSCGLIVADAWDGAILRVSPSLRLAPARRRHLLLRFALSASGRLHRLLDPEG from the coding sequence ATGCTCGACGGCAGCACCGCGCCGGAGCGCACACTGCAGGTCACGCGCGGCACCGGGCGACTACTGCGGGCGATGGGGTACGGGGTCGTCCAGGAGTTTTCGCTCCGCACCGGCCGGCGCGTCGACCTGTTCGCGCTGGCGAGCGACGGGACGATGATCGCGGTGGAGGTGAAGACGTCGATCGTCGACTTCCGCGGCGACGGGAAGTGGCCGGAGTATCTGGAGTGGTGCGACGCCTTCTATTTCGCCGTGCCGGCCGATTTTCCGCAGGAGCTGGTGCCCGACAGCTGCGGGCTGATCGTCGCCGACGCCTGGGACGGGGCGATCCTGCGGGTGTCGCCGTCGCTTCGTCTGGCGCCGGCGCGGCGGCGCCACCTGCTGCTGCGCTTCGCGCTGTCGGCGAGCGGTCGGCTGCACCGATTGCTCGATCCGGAAGGGTGA